A region of the Lepisosteus oculatus isolate fLepOcu1 chromosome 26, fLepOcu1.hap2, whole genome shotgun sequence genome:
AATGGAGTTTCAGTATAAaccagaacaacaacaaaaaaatggaGTTACCTTTCAGAATCCAACCTGTGTGCAATAATGTTGAAACCAGTAAAGTAATGCCCTTGTTGACATTACGCGAGTTTATATTATTGATGTAGACGTCTTTTGTAGACCTCCGGAGGTCTTTATTTTACCCTGGATCCACGCTCGTCAGCGTCAATCAATCATGGCAAAAACAAAAGCCAACCTCGAGGAGTCTAAACGTAGTCTTTCCTGTCGTAGCCGCTGGGCACCCCTGACCGGGCGGTGGAGTATGCCAGCCTGGGAGGAGTATACTTGGTTTCCCGAGGTGGGCAGCTGCAACACAGGATGGAGCCACCGAGAAGCAGGAGTGCGGCCGCCGCCCAGCCAATGTACAAGGAAGCTCCGATTTCCCGTTTCTGCGCTTCGGGTATGATAGGACTGTAGAACTCCCTGATGATGGTGTTCGCTGACCAGGAGACCGGAATGAGCTGCATTATCGAAGCGATGTTGAACGTGACGCCAGTCGTGATCATGACCCTGGATTTGGTCACCTCGTCCTCGATGCAGCTGGTGCACTTAGCCCCGACGATGGACACCAAGATGCCCAAGAAGCCCAAGATGATAGAGATGACCTCCAGGGCTCGGGCTGCCTGCAGATCCTGGGGGAGAGCCAGCATGGAGTCGTAGACCTTGCACTGCATCTGCCCGGTGCTCTGCACCACACAGCTCATCCATATGCCTTCCCAGAAGATCTGGGCCGTCATGATGTTGATTCCGATAAAAGCCGATACTCTCCACATGGGTAGGGCACAGGCCAAAATACTGCCAATCCATCCGAAAACTGCCAAAGCCACTCCTAATATTTCTAAGCCTAGTGAAGCCATCCCTTTGTAGTGTTAGTCCTcgacaatttcttttttttccctactGGTGAGATCGCAAGGAAAAGCTTATCAGCCTGAGCACTGGAAACTCTCCTCTGTGAAGAAACTTACTCCCCTTGCCCCCTGGTATCTTTATAACTCTCCACAGGTAGAAGGTGGAGCCAGCTCGAAGCTGACATCATGTAGGGATTGGCTGAAAAGTTTTTCATATGTGTTCTGAGCGTCAACTATCGCAAGTTAACCTTTCGCCTGTGGTAGTTGTCACCATGTCATCtttatggaaagaaaaaagtaaataaatgacCAAGGCCCTGTTGTTATATGGTTAAAGATTAACAGATAGCTTTTGGCTACATGAAAACATCAGTTAGCTTGATAATTATTAAAGACTCTGCACTGCTTACCAATTGACATGCTAAAGAGTTTCACTTCCATTTTAAATCACAAGTTAGAAAGAGATCTTCTTGGTAGTTTTCATACTAAAATATGCATTGTAGGTCCTCGGGTGTCTAAACTGTATTCCTTTTGCTTTAATTGATGGTGTGTGAAAGACTGAAATGCTTTGTTATAGCGTGTGTTACACCAGTGGCACTCACAAAGCACTCTTGGTAAAGCTCTTTGACTTGAAGAGCTgccagtgtgagcctggttttTTCAAGGATTACTTGGCAACATTGAATAATGCCGAAAGGTCAAAGTCGTTTTCTCCTTTTTCTTATCTTTGACAACTTTAAGACTGTTTTTCCAGTCAGTAGGTGAGCTAACCTGCCCCCCCTCCCGCCACTTACAAAGTATGAGCCTTAGTATTTCTTTTCAGGTTATGACCAATAGAAGACATTACATATTGGAGAGCACTGATTTGAAGAGTTGTTGGTACTGGGATACTACTGCTGTTGTTCTCTTGAGCATAACGCTTCACTCTTAATGCTTCAGTTAATGTTTTGCTCACAATAGGAACTCTCCAGGCTGCTCATGTAAAGAAGAATCTGTTTTTGATCAACTGATCTGGTTTTATGAAATATTGTCCCTAGAAGTGATTGCTCTTGAATGTGTGTGGAGGTTTGCTAAAGAAAGACATCTGATGTTTTTATAGCATATGTGTGGCATAGTTTTAAGTTAGACTATCATCACTCAAACATCGCTCATGACACCAAATGCTTTGATTGGGCCACCCCTGCTAGTGGATACATCTATTGATTACAGATATATATCAAACCTCTGAGCAAGACATGAGAAAAAGGTTGGATCTGTGATGTTTAGTAAGTGGTGTCAGTCTGATTTGGCTTTTTGAGTTTTTTGAGTTCCTGTGCAAGGTGATGTCTGAAAATTCCTTTCCATATCTGTATTTatcacctttttgtacatgtaGAGTTAAATCAAATTTATCAGTAGGTTTTTAATCATGGTTCTCTGGTATCTGGTATCTGTGTCGAGCACAGCATTAAACCAGATTAAGAACTGCAGAGCTGTTCCGTGATTCAACTACAGTAAATAAACTAAATGTAGGAGAATAGTGTAAGGCCAAAGATCTTGTGAGATTaaaaccaaaatattttaaaatgtcctcCCCCCAGTTTTTTTacggaaaaatgcatttcattcaTCTGCAAACATATGGGCAATCAGTTGAGACTATCAAAAGTTGTGTAATAACAAAAATTGCTGGCATATTATGTGACATCTTTCAACAGAAGCTAATAACACACTGTATTTATAGAGGATAATGATAAAACTTCAAACAATGATGGCTTTAAAGAATCAGCAGGACACTGAGTTGCTGCCTGCCCAGCTGCTAAAACCCTATTTATAtcaattctgattttttttggtttcgcTGCTCATCATAAAACTGGAACAGCTACTAAAATCCCCATTCTGATAAAGTTCTAAGCAACAATATGTATGCTTTGACTTCCTTCAAAGTCCGTCAAAGGCTGGAATCTGATGAGAAAAAGATTTTTATCCCTGGGATGAAAGCCTTGAAAGCCTGGCAGTGCAGCCTTAAAAAAGAGCACTCTGTTGTTTCCTCTTGCTAGCTTGAAACCGAAACCACCTGAAGCCCAGTGTTGTAGAAAGAGTTTTGGAGGCTGTATAGATTTCAAATGACAGCGCTCATTGCAACAGCGCAGTCCTCTGTAGAGAGTTGAGACCTACTATTTTCTGTGCACAGACCCATGTCTTccattctctgtctctctgcaaTGTACTCGCATCTGCTAGGTCTAGGCTAACCGAGTACGCCTTCAGCTTTTAAAAGTCGGTTGCTAAACATTACTAATCTAAACAAATACCTTTCAGCTTTAAGTCTTTCATTTAGTCATTCACATGTAAACTACCCAATCTATACTAAGGTTTGACTTTTTGAATTTAAATCTTCTGATGTTAAAGGAAACAAATCCCAATTTATGTGGAAGGGGCGTATTCTTGAATCTTGTATCTTGAATTTGTAGTCCCTGAAGAGCAATTAGACATCTATCAATAGCTGTAAATACAGGGAATGTGAGTCACTGGAGCAGATATAACCTTGGACCTAGTAAATGAGTGACTAGGACAGTGTGctgaattttcatttggatAAAAAAGAAACTCCATTGATAGGCCAACCGTACAGTAGGTACTAACGTTTTTGTCTAAGAGCAAAGATAATATTATTATCCCCTATAGATGCATGGTTTTCTATTCTCCTACCTTTAAAACAGTATTAATATCATGTGATGTGTACAATAACAAATTCAAGATATTGTACCTCAAATTGGAAATTAAAAAACTTACAGAACTGAGAAAATCCTTTTATGTCTGTAAGATTCTAAATTAATTAGTACTCTaaagggtttaaaaaattaagttttGTTCTGGTTAAATATTATCTCATGTATAATGTTTGTCataaaattaatgttaaatattATGCAAGTTACAAGAACGATGCACACattcagaaaattaaattttcatccTCTATGGGCTATAATTTGGATTTTCACCAAATACTGATAgttaaagtattttgaaaagagcagttaaagcagagaaaacacaacaaaacttAGAACATAATGAAAGGAAAATTAATGAAGTTTAATTCAACTCAGAATGTGCAGGTAagatttcacacatactgttgTTTAATTTAACCAATTAACATACACTATTTACAAATGGCACTTTGCTGATTGATCATTTTCTCTGAACAGATACTCTCGGTAGTCCACATTTTTCAGAGAGACTCAGAAAGTGCTTTATCACTATTTTCTTTACAACTGCATGTAACTAAAAAAACACCTAAATGCAGACaaggaaatgagaaaaaaaacactaatatAATCTGTcctaaaaatgaatatttatcCAAAAATGCTGTTCACCCAAAAACTTTTGCTCCCCTAAAACTATCAAAATACAAGCTGTTAGCTGTTATACTACAGAGCTGATTCTCAGTTTatgcaaagaaaataattttatacttAAATGCTGGAGCAAAAATGATttgggttattattattttttcttagaagaagaagaaagcaCTTTATTGGCATTGTAGTATCTTTGGTctggctgtttttttgtttgttttgcatatGTGTAGAGAGCATATtaaacataaaagaaaatctACTGCACAGAAATAGTTAGGGCACTCATTATGGTTGCAATGCTTTCGTGTGAGAGGCTCTGTATTTGAATGTAGGCAGATATAATCATATGCTTACCAGATTATTTTGCTCAAAATACCGAATGATTTGCTTACATAATACCTGTTCTTCTGACACATATCATGTAACGCTCTTTTCCTCCCTTTCAGTTATCAATTAATTCTAATATCAGTTGTTCACTTTTTTACAGATTAATATTTGTAGATGTGCAGATTATTTTCTATCTACAAACTAACCACAAATTGCAAGCCTTAATGAATGCAGTATATGTGTATTGAGAGGCACTGGCACGACATTTGTATAAGCTGAAGAGCTGAAGCTGGTACAACCTGTGCTGTTCCTTAATCATGTCCAGATGAAATCAGATGAGTTCATTCATTCACCAGCCATTTAGCTTTGCAGCTAAATAATTGTCATTACTGGATCCTACACATGCCGGTTTGTCCTTACAAGCACCTGTGGAAGCTACGAAGCATCAGAGGTACTTGAGAAGACTTTGCTGCTGCAGGCTGCTCACACGTAGTCTTTCTTTTCGTGCCTAGTGGTTGAGACGGACTTCGCTCCCGAGTATGCCACTGTGGGCGACCGAGAGCCACGTCCCTTCTGCGGACAGGAGCAGCAGAGCAGAGCCCCCCCTAGGATGAGAAAAGAAGAAGCACCCCAGCCAAAGTAGAGTGAATTCCCAAACTCTCGCTTCTGGGTCTCCTCCAGCAAGGGGTCGTAGAAGTCCAGGACGATGGCATTGGCGGTCCAGGAGACGGCGATTAGATGCAGGAGCCCCGCCACAATGAAAGTGATGCCCGCGCTAAGGATGATTTTGGGCTTGCTGGCCTTGTCCGGCGTGCAGTTGGTGCACTTGGCCCCAGCGACGGAGAGGAAAATGCCCACGACGCAAGCCAGCATGGAGATGATAGTCAGGGCTCGCGCAGCCTGCAGGTGGTCCGGGAGACCGAGCATGGAGTCGTAGACCTTGCACTGCATCTGCCCGGTGCTCTGCACCACACAGTTCATCCACAGCCCTTCCCAGATCACCTGGGCGACCACGATGTTTTGCCCTATGAAAGCCGTGACCCTCCACATTGGCAGGAAACAGGCCACCATCACGCCAAGCCATCCGGCCACAGACAGCGTTACGCCAAGTATCTCTAGGCCAGCCGAATACATTTTGTCACGTCttcgtttttaaaaatgtttggaaaCTTTTCTAGAACTCAGAAAACCAGGTGTTCTCTCTGCCTGAGGAGCGCCCTTTTAGATGGTGATATCAGATCTCCCTTGCTCACAGTGCTGAATAGGTGATAatggggagagggagtgggaGAGAAACTGAATATGCCTTCTTTATACTGCAAAGAAGGTGGAAGGTGGAGTCAGTTTAAGATGGCTTCATGCAAGCACTGAAATAAAATCAGATTAAATAATTCACGTAGTATTCCAAAGTAAAGATTTTAATAATGTTACCAGTAGGGGCAATCTTTTACTTCTTTAAAGTTGATGTATCTTTGAAAACTTCACTTCATTAAACTTTAGATATGTTAAGAACAAACAAGTCAggtaaaagtaaaaagtaaagtaaaagaccacattccatttttttaagttatcTTGATTCAGTTGAAATGTCAAACTATTGATCTTGCAACACTCTCCCAGTTCGAGATTAACACACATTAGTTTTAAGTGTTAGTCTACGTTTTACTATAGTTACCCAAAGTGAAGTTTGTGCactattttctaaaaatattttgatctaGTGCTTTTGCAGAAGAAGAAACTCTCTCAAAGAGTAGAGGTCATATTATATTGTTCTTAGAAATATTTTCTTGACACTAAAGGTATAAAAACCAGGAAACAATGACAGTTTTGTGTCATAATTGAAGTAATTTACATGAATAGCATATTGTGTAGTTCACAATTTTTAACATACAAAATGGCAAGTAACTATTTGCCGGtgtgtgtaattttaaaataaaatacattgtcaAAAAGCATATTGTCTGTACCCAAGTTTTACATATTTGTTGATGCAGTGCCATGCCATAGTTCTTTCATTACTAAAAGGTTACCAACTAATTAATACATCTCATTAAAGAATTAAAGGAATTGTTCTTGATAAAAAGACTTTGTTGCAGAGCTGTATGCCTTTCATTAACCTTGGAAAAAGCTGCTGAATCACCCAAGCAATAGGATTGCTCTTAGCAGTCTTTAACTGTGCATCCATACAATCGTGGCCTTTGTTTCTAAAGGTTGCAAGGAAAGGGATACTGAAATTAAGTGCAAGCGCTAACATTTAACTCTTGCATTGATTTCAGATTCTGAACTTAATTTTtgcaattaaaacattaacaaccTGCCTAAAAGAAAAGAACATGATCTAAACATATGTTCCTCTTTATTTCAGCATTCATAAAATATTGTGCTGTTGAATTGTTTGAGCTTTAGGCCATTGAAACACTATGTTAAAAAAACGAAATGAAATATCTGTCATATATTATTGTAGTGGATACAAAATTAGTATAATTAGTTGCTTTTTGcagaaaaactaaaatgaattCTGCCTGAAGAAATTATGGGTTCTAACAGCAAAATTGCTTTTCCATGCTGCTCCCAACGTAGGCTGAAAAGCTTTAGGGTGTATAGTTTTTTTCTAAGCCAAACACTTAACACCAGGAAGAAATGTTGACTTTGAGAAGACAAAATTAATAACCAGTACAATGATGTCACTGAGACCTCAAGTAGAACAAaactgttaactgtttataaccCCAGAGCACTCTGTCACTGTTACACtgttacaaacacacacagctggCGTGTTTACATgctcacaaatattttaaacaaaagcacAAGAAGATGCATCCTGGTAGGTTTTTGTAACTGTAAACACTGCTGAACACGTCCTGTTATTCTCTCAAAAAGAGGACATATTTTGGGATGTGAAAGTTGCCACTTTAGGTTGTATCATGATTCTTCTCCATTCACTGGCAGGTCTTGGTACAGTACCTCCCATCTGGGATGATGTCACACACTACAGGATCAGCACATTTGGAGGGAAAAATCCACTCATTTTTTAggttaaaaagcaaaattggtcAAGATCTTCCTCAGGCAGAAATAGCACCCAGTATTTTATTCAAGTGAAAAGGCACATGTCTGATTCACAATATCTGGAGAACTGGAGCACAGTGACTCCTGAATGCAGGTGTTGATGCACCTCTTGTCTCATGATAGGTCTTCATGTTCAGACTCACTCTTCGGACAGCATGAAACTGTTGGACTTGATGGTGTGGTAATGAGCCTTCCCCCCACTGCTGGTGATCCTGACTGAGGGATTCAGGACACTTTTCACTTCAATGTTACCGTATATTTGTCTCTGTTTGTGCAAATCCATCAATACATCTTTGTTGTAATGTTGTTTGTGT
Encoded here:
- the LOC102682341 gene encoding claudin-4-like → MYSAGLEILGVTLSVAGWLGVMVACFLPMWRVTAFIGQNIVVAQVIWEGLWMNCVVQSTGQMQCKVYDSMLGLPDHLQAARALTIISMLACVVGIFLSVAGAKCTNCTPDKASKPKIILSAGITFIVAGLLHLIAVSWTANAIVLDFYDPLLEETQKREFGNSLYFGWGASSFLILGGALLCCSCPQKGRGSRSPTVAYSGAKSVSTTRHEKKDYV